Proteins encoded by one window of Cannabis sativa cultivar Pink pepper isolate KNU-18-1 chromosome 4, ASM2916894v1, whole genome shotgun sequence:
- the LOC115715255 gene encoding uncharacterized protein LOC115715255 isoform X5, protein MLFFMWQPFAFAVFLDQNSAIGAMQALNGMVFDLEKGSTLYIDLAKSNSRPKRSRADDERFGSDKRARGSPFPRGATDLAGVGSMHMPGMGNSAYNIGYSSAPSQGNLDSRAVNDLGLPHSHNSSASHSSRSSPPCPTLFVANLGPSCTEQELVHVFSRFPGFLKVKMQGTYGAPVAFVDFEDTACSTEALNHLQGTVLYSSPAGEGMRLEYPSLFHYLLLFLCSLLGKYCLKVFFLTITLGLQNQGWECVRGQIKSSEQGQELCRTKLSSQDISSRSAKLFRTIVIKELIKF, encoded by the exons ATGCTGTTCTTCATGTGGCAGCCATTTGCTTTTGCTGTATTTTTGGATCAGAACTCTGCAATCGGAGCAATGCAGGCGCTTAAT GGAATGGTATTTGATCTTGAGAAGGGGTCGACTCTTTACATTGATCTAGCCAAATCAAATTCTAGACCAAAGCGATCAAGAGCag ATGATGAAAGATTTGGCTCAGATAAGAGAGCTAGAGGGTCTCCATTTCCAAGAGGGGCTACTGATTTAG CAGGTGTTGGCAGCATGCACATGCCTGGAATGGGTAATTCTGCTTACAACATTGGTTATTCATCTGCACCAAG CCAAGGGAATTTGGACAGCAGAGCTGTAAATGATCTTGGTCTTCCACATTCG CATAATTCCTCTGCATCACATTCATCACGGAGTAGTCCTCCATGTCCAACTCTTTTTGTGGCCAATTTGGGGCCATCTTGTACCGAACAGGAGCTAGTTCATGTATTTTCAAG ATTCCCCGGGTTCTTGAAAGTGAAGATGCAAGGCACGTATGGGGCTCCAGTTGCATTTGTTGACTTTGAG GATACTGCTTGTTCAACCGAGGCCCTTAATCATCTTCAAGGCACAGTTTTATACTCTTCACCAGCCGGTGAAGGCATGCGATTAGAGTATCCTTCTCTCTTTCACTATCTCTTATTGTTTCTTTGTTCCCTTCTTGGTAAGTACTGTTTAAAGGTCTTTTTCTTAACAATAACTCTAGGTTTGCAAAATCAAGGATGGGAATGCGTAAGAGGTCAGATTAAATCAAGTGAACAAGGACAAGAGCTGTGTAGAACAAAGTTGTCCTCCCAAGATATTTCTTCAAGATCTGCTAAATTATTTCGTACAATAGTCATAAAAGAGTTGATCAAGTTTTAG
- the LOC115715255 gene encoding RNA-binding protein L isoform X2, translating into MDDMAAYYPPPPPQPPPPPPPSSSHYPYYEPPPPPHPAAPPPSHHHLPPPYFPHHESPYSSYAPPPLLSSAATHDEVRTLFVAGLPGDVKPREIYNLFRDFPGYESSHLRNPSQTSQPFAFAVFLDQNSAIGAMQALNGMVFDLEKGSTLYIDLAKSNSRPKRSRADDERFGSDKRARGSPFPRGATDLGVGSMHMPGMGNSAYNIGYSSAPSQGNLDSRAVNDLGLPHSHNSSASHSSRSSPPCPTLFVANLGPSCTEQELVHVFSRFPGFLKVKMQGTYGAPVAFVDFEDTACSTEALNHLQGTVLYSSPAGEGMRLEYPSLFHYLLLFLCSLLGKYCLKVFFLTITLGLQNQGWECVRGQIKSSEQGQELCRTKLSSQDISSRSAKLFRTIVIKELIKF; encoded by the exons ATGGACGATATGGCCGCCTACTACCCTCCTCCTCCGCCTCAAcccccaccaccaccaccaccatcatcCTCTCACTACCCATATTACGAACCCCCACCACCACCTCATCCGGCGGCGCCTCCGCCTTCGCACCACCACTTGCCTCCTCCCTACTTTCCTCATCATGAATCTCCTTATTCATCCTACGCTCCACCGCCTCTTCTCTCTTCTGCTGCCACCCACGATGAGGTCCGAACCCTCTTCGTTGCCGGGCTTCCGGGAGATGTCAAGCCCCGCGAAATCTACAATCTTTTCCGTGACTTTCCGGGTTATGAGTCTTCTCATCTTCGAAACCCTTCCCAAACATCTCAG CCATTTGCTTTTGCTGTATTTTTGGATCAGAACTCTGCAATCGGAGCAATGCAGGCGCTTAAT GGAATGGTATTTGATCTTGAGAAGGGGTCGACTCTTTACATTGATCTAGCCAAATCAAATTCTAGACCAAAGCGATCAAGAGCag ATGATGAAAGATTTGGCTCAGATAAGAGAGCTAGAGGGTCTCCATTTCCAAGAGGGGCTACTGATTTAG GTGTTGGCAGCATGCACATGCCTGGAATGGGTAATTCTGCTTACAACATTGGTTATTCATCTGCACCAAG CCAAGGGAATTTGGACAGCAGAGCTGTAAATGATCTTGGTCTTCCACATTCG CATAATTCCTCTGCATCACATTCATCACGGAGTAGTCCTCCATGTCCAACTCTTTTTGTGGCCAATTTGGGGCCATCTTGTACCGAACAGGAGCTAGTTCATGTATTTTCAAG ATTCCCCGGGTTCTTGAAAGTGAAGATGCAAGGCACGTATGGGGCTCCAGTTGCATTTGTTGACTTTGAG GATACTGCTTGTTCAACCGAGGCCCTTAATCATCTTCAAGGCACAGTTTTATACTCTTCACCAGCCGGTGAAGGCATGCGATTAGAGTATCCTTCTCTCTTTCACTATCTCTTATTGTTTCTTTGTTCCCTTCTTGGTAAGTACTGTTTAAAGGTCTTTTTCTTAACAATAACTCTAGGTTTGCAAAATCAAGGATGGGAATGCGTAAGAGGTCAGATTAAATCAAGTGAACAAGGACAAGAGCTGTGTAGAACAAAGTTGTCCTCCCAAGATATTTCTTCAAGATCTGCTAAATTATTTCGTACAATAGTCATAAAAGAGTTGATCAAGTTTTAG
- the LOC115715255 gene encoding RNA-binding protein L isoform X4 — protein MDDMAAYYPPPPPQPPPPPPPSSSHYPYYEPPPPPHPAAPPPSHHHLPPPYFPHHESPYSSYAPPPLLSSAATHDEVRTLFVAGLPGDVKPREIYNLFRDFPGYESSHLRNPSQTSQPFAFAVFLDQNSAIGAMQALNGMVFDLEKGSTLYIDLAKSNSRPKRSRADDERFGSDKRARGSPFPRGATDLGVGSMHMPGMGNSAYNIGYSSAPSQGNLDSRAVNDLGLPHSHNSSASHSSRSSPPCPTLFVANLGPSCTEQELVHVFSRFPGFLKVKMQGTYGAPVAFVDFEDTACSTEALNHLQGTVLYSSPAGEGMRLEFAKSRMGMRKRSD, from the exons ATGGACGATATGGCCGCCTACTACCCTCCTCCTCCGCCTCAAcccccaccaccaccaccaccatcatcCTCTCACTACCCATATTACGAACCCCCACCACCACCTCATCCGGCGGCGCCTCCGCCTTCGCACCACCACTTGCCTCCTCCCTACTTTCCTCATCATGAATCTCCTTATTCATCCTACGCTCCACCGCCTCTTCTCTCTTCTGCTGCCACCCACGATGAGGTCCGAACCCTCTTCGTTGCCGGGCTTCCGGGAGATGTCAAGCCCCGCGAAATCTACAATCTTTTCCGTGACTTTCCGGGTTATGAGTCTTCTCATCTTCGAAACCCTTCCCAAACATCTCAG CCATTTGCTTTTGCTGTATTTTTGGATCAGAACTCTGCAATCGGAGCAATGCAGGCGCTTAAT GGAATGGTATTTGATCTTGAGAAGGGGTCGACTCTTTACATTGATCTAGCCAAATCAAATTCTAGACCAAAGCGATCAAGAGCag ATGATGAAAGATTTGGCTCAGATAAGAGAGCTAGAGGGTCTCCATTTCCAAGAGGGGCTACTGATTTAG GTGTTGGCAGCATGCACATGCCTGGAATGGGTAATTCTGCTTACAACATTGGTTATTCATCTGCACCAAG CCAAGGGAATTTGGACAGCAGAGCTGTAAATGATCTTGGTCTTCCACATTCG CATAATTCCTCTGCATCACATTCATCACGGAGTAGTCCTCCATGTCCAACTCTTTTTGTGGCCAATTTGGGGCCATCTTGTACCGAACAGGAGCTAGTTCATGTATTTTCAAG ATTCCCCGGGTTCTTGAAAGTGAAGATGCAAGGCACGTATGGGGCTCCAGTTGCATTTGTTGACTTTGAG GATACTGCTTGTTCAACCGAGGCCCTTAATCATCTTCAAGGCACAGTTTTATACTCTTCACCAGCCGGTGAAGGCATGCGATTAGA GTTTGCAAAATCAAGGATGGGAATGCGTAAGAGGTCAGATTAA
- the LOC115715255 gene encoding RNA-binding protein L isoform X3: protein MDDMAAYYPPPPPQPPPPPPPSSSHYPYYEPPPPPHPAAPPPSHHHLPPPYFPHHESPYSSYAPPPLLSSAATHDEVRTLFVAGLPGDVKPREIYNLFRDFPGYESSHLRNPSQTSQPFAFAVFLDQNSAIGAMQALNGMVFDLEKGSTLYIDLAKSNSRPKRSRADDERFGSDKRARGSPFPRGATDLAGVGSMHMPGMGNSAYNIGYSSAPSQGNLDSRAVNDLGLPHSHNSSASHSSRSSPPCPTLFVANLGPSCTEQELVHVFSRFPGFLKVKMQGTYGAPVAFVDFEDTACSTEALNHLQGTVLYSSPAGEGMRLEFAKSRMGMRKRSD, encoded by the exons ATGGACGATATGGCCGCCTACTACCCTCCTCCTCCGCCTCAAcccccaccaccaccaccaccatcatcCTCTCACTACCCATATTACGAACCCCCACCACCACCTCATCCGGCGGCGCCTCCGCCTTCGCACCACCACTTGCCTCCTCCCTACTTTCCTCATCATGAATCTCCTTATTCATCCTACGCTCCACCGCCTCTTCTCTCTTCTGCTGCCACCCACGATGAGGTCCGAACCCTCTTCGTTGCCGGGCTTCCGGGAGATGTCAAGCCCCGCGAAATCTACAATCTTTTCCGTGACTTTCCGGGTTATGAGTCTTCTCATCTTCGAAACCCTTCCCAAACATCTCAG CCATTTGCTTTTGCTGTATTTTTGGATCAGAACTCTGCAATCGGAGCAATGCAGGCGCTTAAT GGAATGGTATTTGATCTTGAGAAGGGGTCGACTCTTTACATTGATCTAGCCAAATCAAATTCTAGACCAAAGCGATCAAGAGCag ATGATGAAAGATTTGGCTCAGATAAGAGAGCTAGAGGGTCTCCATTTCCAAGAGGGGCTACTGATTTAG CAGGTGTTGGCAGCATGCACATGCCTGGAATGGGTAATTCTGCTTACAACATTGGTTATTCATCTGCACCAAG CCAAGGGAATTTGGACAGCAGAGCTGTAAATGATCTTGGTCTTCCACATTCG CATAATTCCTCTGCATCACATTCATCACGGAGTAGTCCTCCATGTCCAACTCTTTTTGTGGCCAATTTGGGGCCATCTTGTACCGAACAGGAGCTAGTTCATGTATTTTCAAG ATTCCCCGGGTTCTTGAAAGTGAAGATGCAAGGCACGTATGGGGCTCCAGTTGCATTTGTTGACTTTGAG GATACTGCTTGTTCAACCGAGGCCCTTAATCATCTTCAAGGCACAGTTTTATACTCTTCACCAGCCGGTGAAGGCATGCGATTAGA GTTTGCAAAATCAAGGATGGGAATGCGTAAGAGGTCAGATTAA
- the LOC115715255 gene encoding RNA-binding protein L isoform X1, whose product MDDMAAYYPPPPPQPPPPPPPSSSHYPYYEPPPPPHPAAPPPSHHHLPPPYFPHHESPYSSYAPPPLLSSAATHDEVRTLFVAGLPGDVKPREIYNLFRDFPGYESSHLRNPSQTSQPFAFAVFLDQNSAIGAMQALNGMVFDLEKGSTLYIDLAKSNSRPKRSRADDERFGSDKRARGSPFPRGATDLAGVGSMHMPGMGNSAYNIGYSSAPSQGNLDSRAVNDLGLPHSHNSSASHSSRSSPPCPTLFVANLGPSCTEQELVHVFSRFPGFLKVKMQGTYGAPVAFVDFEDTACSTEALNHLQGTVLYSSPAGEGMRLEYPSLFHYLLLFLCSLLGKYCLKVFFLTITLGLQNQGWECVRGQIKSSEQGQELCRTKLSSQDISSRSAKLFRTIVIKELIKF is encoded by the exons ATGGACGATATGGCCGCCTACTACCCTCCTCCTCCGCCTCAAcccccaccaccaccaccaccatcatcCTCTCACTACCCATATTACGAACCCCCACCACCACCTCATCCGGCGGCGCCTCCGCCTTCGCACCACCACTTGCCTCCTCCCTACTTTCCTCATCATGAATCTCCTTATTCATCCTACGCTCCACCGCCTCTTCTCTCTTCTGCTGCCACCCACGATGAGGTCCGAACCCTCTTCGTTGCCGGGCTTCCGGGAGATGTCAAGCCCCGCGAAATCTACAATCTTTTCCGTGACTTTCCGGGTTATGAGTCTTCTCATCTTCGAAACCCTTCCCAAACATCTCAG CCATTTGCTTTTGCTGTATTTTTGGATCAGAACTCTGCAATCGGAGCAATGCAGGCGCTTAAT GGAATGGTATTTGATCTTGAGAAGGGGTCGACTCTTTACATTGATCTAGCCAAATCAAATTCTAGACCAAAGCGATCAAGAGCag ATGATGAAAGATTTGGCTCAGATAAGAGAGCTAGAGGGTCTCCATTTCCAAGAGGGGCTACTGATTTAG CAGGTGTTGGCAGCATGCACATGCCTGGAATGGGTAATTCTGCTTACAACATTGGTTATTCATCTGCACCAAG CCAAGGGAATTTGGACAGCAGAGCTGTAAATGATCTTGGTCTTCCACATTCG CATAATTCCTCTGCATCACATTCATCACGGAGTAGTCCTCCATGTCCAACTCTTTTTGTGGCCAATTTGGGGCCATCTTGTACCGAACAGGAGCTAGTTCATGTATTTTCAAG ATTCCCCGGGTTCTTGAAAGTGAAGATGCAAGGCACGTATGGGGCTCCAGTTGCATTTGTTGACTTTGAG GATACTGCTTGTTCAACCGAGGCCCTTAATCATCTTCAAGGCACAGTTTTATACTCTTCACCAGCCGGTGAAGGCATGCGATTAGAGTATCCTTCTCTCTTTCACTATCTCTTATTGTTTCTTTGTTCCCTTCTTGGTAAGTACTGTTTAAAGGTCTTTTTCTTAACAATAACTCTAGGTTTGCAAAATCAAGGATGGGAATGCGTAAGAGGTCAGATTAAATCAAGTGAACAAGGACAAGAGCTGTGTAGAACAAAGTTGTCCTCCCAAGATATTTCTTCAAGATCTGCTAAATTATTTCGTACAATAGTCATAAAAGAGTTGATCAAGTTTTAG